In Dermacentor albipictus isolate Rhodes 1998 colony chromosome 6, USDA_Dalb.pri_finalv2, whole genome shotgun sequence, the following proteins share a genomic window:
- the LOC139060855 gene encoding high mobility group protein HMGI-C-like, which produces MADNDTAVEKKRGRPKKEAGEKRPKEDASADAPKAKRGRGRPKGSSKKGKKTATKAAAGAKKGTGRGRPRKAAAAEADKDTGSDDAGEGSD; this is translated from the exons ATGGCCGACAACGATACTGCTGTTGAGAAGAAGCGCGGACGTCCGAAGAAGGAAGCCGGCGAGAAGAGACCAAAAGAG GACGCGTCTGCCGATGCGCCGAAGGCAAAGCGTGGCAGGGGCCGCCCTAAGGGTAGCAGCAAAAAGGGCAAGAAG ACTGCCACCAAGGCGGCCGCTGGCGCCAAGAAGGGCACCGGACGCGGTCGGCCCCGGAAGGCGGCGGCAGCAGAGGCCGACAAGGACACTGGCAGCGATGATGCTGGCGAGGGGTCCGACTGA